In Synechococcus sp. RS9909, one genomic interval encodes:
- a CDS encoding glycosyltransferase family 39 protein, with protein MPLTLSDRRHHAQQLSPRQRRRGLLLILALGVLVCCWQLGATGLVDETPPLFAAAGRAMARTGDWLTPRVNGLPRYDKPPLVYWLMGLGYAMPGHGQWDPLGTWAARLPSALSTLAAMLMLGDTVMRHPQCGDGTPRRTALATALAFALSPLVLIWSRTAVSDALLCGTLALSLLCQWRCDRAGGRQWWIAWLLLGCAVLAKGPVAVVLTGFTLLLFGFVRRDVVGLWSHLRPLRGLTLTALVSLPWYAAELLVEGEPFWNSFFGYHNLQRFTSVVNNHLQPWWFFGPVMLVAALPFTPLLLLGLLQVAKGVGRWSAPAERDESLQVFAACWLLAVLLLFTTAATKLPSYWLPATPAAALLISLSLLPSPLRSRQTQWWAWFACAGLSAVLAVGLWLSHLWIPLIRDPEMPTLSAELLASGLLLRAAVCFSVAAVLGVVLAWRRQPGQGPAKLLGMQGPLLLFQLVALVPMIALGDRVRQQPVRQAAAEIVRQGQRAPAPSAQEPVAMVGVMKPSLHFYTDRVVVYEGRSKGALVNVAERLRSEQRRQWSGVPIEQMPTALVVIDAGTAAQKHWQGLEPQLLGRYGIYRLWRLDRRRLEARAEQLQADGVSSDWRDPRPERY; from the coding sequence ATGCCCCTGACCCTTTCGGACCGCCGGCACCATGCGCAGCAGCTCAGCCCGAGGCAGCGGCGCCGAGGCCTGCTGCTGATCCTGGCCCTCGGTGTGCTGGTCTGCTGCTGGCAGCTCGGCGCCACCGGTCTGGTGGATGAGACCCCGCCGTTGTTCGCCGCTGCCGGTCGGGCCATGGCGCGCACCGGTGATTGGCTCACGCCGCGCGTCAATGGCTTACCGCGCTACGACAAACCGCCGCTTGTCTACTGGCTGATGGGCCTGGGCTATGCCATGCCCGGCCATGGACAGTGGGATCCCCTGGGCACCTGGGCGGCTCGCCTGCCCTCGGCGTTGTCCACGCTGGCGGCGATGCTCATGCTCGGCGACACGGTGATGCGCCATCCCCAGTGCGGTGATGGCACACCCCGGCGGACGGCGCTCGCCACAGCCCTGGCCTTTGCCCTCTCGCCCCTGGTGCTGATCTGGAGCCGAACCGCCGTCAGTGATGCCCTCCTCTGCGGCACCCTGGCCCTGAGCCTGCTCTGTCAGTGGCGTTGCGATCGCGCCGGAGGACGCCAGTGGTGGATCGCCTGGTTGCTGCTCGGTTGTGCTGTGCTCGCCAAGGGGCCGGTGGCGGTGGTGCTCACCGGCTTCACCCTGCTGTTGTTTGGCTTCGTGCGCCGGGATGTTGTCGGGCTCTGGAGCCATCTGCGACCGCTCCGAGGCCTGACGCTCACGGCCCTGGTGAGCCTGCCCTGGTACGCCGCTGAATTGCTGGTGGAAGGAGAACCTTTCTGGAACAGCTTTTTTGGTTACCACAATCTGCAGCGGTTCACCTCCGTGGTGAACAACCACCTGCAGCCCTGGTGGTTTTTCGGCCCGGTGATGCTGGTGGCGGCCCTGCCGTTCACGCCATTGCTGCTCCTGGGTCTGCTTCAGGTGGCAAAAGGTGTTGGCCGATGGTCAGCGCCCGCTGAGCGCGACGAGTCGCTCCAGGTCTTCGCCGCCTGCTGGCTCTTGGCGGTGCTGCTGTTGTTCACCACGGCGGCCACCAAATTGCCCAGTTACTGGTTGCCGGCGACGCCGGCGGCAGCGCTGCTGATCAGTCTGTCGTTGCTGCCATCGCCCCTGCGCTCCCGGCAGACCCAGTGGTGGGCCTGGTTCGCTTGCGCTGGTCTCAGTGCCGTTCTGGCCGTGGGGCTGTGGCTGTCTCACCTCTGGATCCCCCTGATTCGTGATCCGGAGATGCCCACGCTCTCCGCAGAGCTGCTCGCCAGCGGCCTGTTGCTGCGAGCGGCGGTATGTTTCAGCGTGGCGGCTGTGTTGGGCGTGGTGCTGGCTTGGCGCCGCCAGCCGGGCCAGGGGCCCGCCAAGCTGCTCGGCATGCAGGGTCCCCTGTTGCTGTTTCAGTTGGTTGCCCTGGTGCCGATGATCGCCCTCGGCGACCGGGTGCGGCAGCAGCCCGTGCGTCAGGCTGCTGCAGAGATCGTTCGTCAGGGTCAGCGAGCCCCAGCCCCATCTGCTCAGGAGCCGGTGGCGATGGTGGGGGTCATGAAGCCTTCCCTGCACTTCTACACCGATCGGGTGGTGGTGTACGAGGGACGCTCGAAAGGTGCTCTGGTGAATGTCGCCGAGCGGTTGCGCTCCGAGCAACGGCGGCAGTGGAGCGGTGTCCCGATCGAGCAGATGCCCACCGCTTTGGTTGTGATCGATGCCGGCACGGCAGCTCAGAAGCATTGGCAGGGGTTGGAGCCGCAGCTGCTCGGTCGTTATGGCATCTATCGCCTCTGGCGCCTTGATCGCCGTCGCCTCGAGGCCCGGGCCGAACAACTTCAGGCCGATGGCGTCAGCTCCGATTGGCGCGATCCTCGGCCGGAGCGTTACTGA
- a CDS encoding glycosyltransferase, producing the protein MASPSLDLVLVSTPIGHLGSGRGGGVELTITSLLRGLGQRGHHLHLVAPEGSRLPEGCEQVHLHPVAGEDQPSWQHADPDGPVLIPAQGVLPKLWERALELASSADAVLNFGYDWLPLWLTPRQHQPIFHLVSMGSVARVIDALLLDLAHWDQRRLAFHSRRQAEDFGLPAPPVVVGNGFDLSRYALQVQTDGPLGWAGRVAPEKGLEDAVSVAARLGEPLLVWGLVEDPAYAARVEAAAPAGTIQWRGFLPTAALQKELGRCRALINTPKWNEAYGNVVVEALACGVPVIAYDRGGPGELVLHGITGWLVPPDDCDGLLAAVEQLDAIDRNACRHWVECHASQAIFAERVERWICRGLAPGDGSISACP; encoded by the coding sequence ATGGCATCGCCCTCTCTGGATCTCGTGCTGGTGAGCACACCGATCGGCCACCTGGGCAGCGGGCGAGGTGGTGGGGTGGAACTCACGATCACCTCCCTGTTGCGAGGGCTGGGCCAGCGCGGCCACCACCTCCATCTGGTGGCCCCGGAGGGTTCCCGGTTGCCCGAGGGGTGTGAGCAGGTGCACCTGCACCCCGTGGCCGGTGAGGATCAGCCCAGCTGGCAACATGCCGACCCCGATGGACCGGTGCTGATCCCTGCGCAGGGGGTCCTGCCAAAGCTGTGGGAGCGGGCTCTGGAACTTGCCTCCTCGGCCGATGCGGTGCTCAATTTCGGCTACGACTGGCTCCCCCTCTGGCTGACGCCCCGTCAGCACCAGCCGATCTTCCATTTGGTGAGCATGGGCTCAGTGGCGCGGGTGATCGATGCGCTGCTGCTGGATCTGGCCCACTGGGACCAGCGGCGGCTTGCGTTTCATAGCCGACGGCAGGCCGAGGATTTCGGTCTGCCAGCCCCCCCGGTGGTGGTGGGGAATGGGTTTGATCTCAGCCGCTACGCCCTCCAGGTGCAGACCGATGGCCCCCTGGGTTGGGCGGGCCGTGTCGCCCCCGAGAAGGGGCTTGAGGATGCCGTGTCGGTCGCGGCGAGGCTCGGTGAGCCTCTCTTGGTGTGGGGACTGGTCGAGGATCCTGCCTACGCCGCCCGGGTGGAAGCCGCCGCTCCGGCAGGCACGATCCAATGGCGTGGCTTTCTGCCCACCGCGGCTCTGCAAAAGGAGTTGGGGCGCTGTCGGGCTCTCATCAACACGCCGAAATGGAACGAGGCCTACGGCAACGTGGTGGTGGAGGCCCTGGCCTGCGGCGTGCCTGTGATCGCCTACGACCGGGGCGGCCCCGGAGAGCTGGTGCTGCACGGAATCACAGGTTGGTTGGTGCCTCCGGATGACTGTGATGGCTTGCTGGCGGCGGTGGAACAGCTCGATGCGATCGACCGCAACGCCTGTCGCCACTGGGTTGAGTGCCACGCCAGCCAGGCGATTTTTGCTGAACGGGTGGAGCGGTGGATCTGCCGGGGCCTGGCGCCCGGAGATGGCAGCATTTCCGCATGCCCCTGA
- a CDS encoding DMT family transporter translates to MSLRLGLLMLLPFALWGTAMAAMAPLVASAGPLLVAALRLLPAGIAVLLSLPLLGASARVDPADWLWFLLFTLVDATVFQFCLARGLAFTGAGLGSVLIDSQPLMVALLARALFAEAINPVGWIGLLLGLAGIVCLGVPADLLQHWWLFGAPVPLAGLLGGGAGWMLAAAVAMAFGTVLSRYACRHSHPVAVTGWHMLIGGVPLLLLQALAPGRSLWPDWTWPEWGLMAYASLLGSALAYGLFFWFATRRDLTGFSTLGFLTPVFALLSGGIWLQERLTALQWVGVCLVLLSVVLVSQRRRFWEPSMPETLLSTGESG, encoded by the coding sequence ATGTCCCTGCGGCTCGGGCTGTTGATGCTGTTGCCCTTCGCCCTGTGGGGCACGGCGATGGCAGCGATGGCTCCCCTGGTGGCTTCCGCCGGTCCCCTGCTGGTGGCTGCGCTGCGACTGCTGCCGGCGGGGATCGCGGTGCTCCTCAGTCTGCCCCTGCTCGGTGCTTCCGCACGGGTGGATCCGGCCGACTGGTTGTGGTTTCTGCTCTTCACCCTGGTGGACGCCACGGTGTTCCAGTTCTGCCTGGCCCGCGGTTTGGCGTTCACCGGTGCCGGTCTTGGTTCCGTGCTGATTGACTCCCAGCCTCTGATGGTGGCTCTTTTGGCCCGGGCCCTCTTTGCTGAAGCAATCAATCCGGTGGGTTGGATTGGTTTGTTGCTGGGACTGGCCGGCATCGTCTGCCTGGGGGTTCCGGCCGATCTCCTGCAGCACTGGTGGTTGTTTGGAGCGCCGGTGCCGCTCGCCGGCCTGCTCGGCGGTGGGGCGGGCTGGATGCTGGCGGCGGCCGTGGCCATGGCGTTCGGCACCGTGCTGAGCCGCTATGCCTGCCGCCACAGTCATCCCGTTGCTGTCACCGGGTGGCACATGCTGATCGGCGGGGTTCCACTCCTGCTCCTGCAGGCCCTTGCGCCAGGCCGTTCGCTCTGGCCGGATTGGACCTGGCCCGAGTGGGGGTTGATGGCCTACGCCAGCCTGCTGGGCAGCGCCTTGGCTTATGGATTGTTCTTCTGGTTCGCCACCCGCCGCGATCTCACCGGGTTCAGCACCCTGGGCTTTCTCACACCCGTGTTTGCTCTGCTGTCGGGTGGGATCTGGCTGCAGGAACGGTTGACGGCCCTGCAGTGGGTGGGGGTCTGCCTCGTGTTGCTGTCGGTGGTTCTGGTGAGTCAGCGGCGTCGGTTTTGGGAGCCCTCGATGCCCGAGACGCTTCTCTCCACAGGGGAATCAGGCTGA
- the sppA gene encoding signal peptide peptidase SppA, with protein MAWPWRRRSRRRMARIAIEGAIGASTRRRVLKALREVEKREFPALLLRIDSPGGTVGDSQEIHAALLRLRDKGCRVVASFGNISASGGVYVGVASEMIVSNPGTITGSIGVILRGNNLSKLLERVGIRFETVKSGAYKDILSPDRALSAEERDLLQSLIDSSYEQFVQAVAQGRQLEPDVVRQFADGRVFSGAQAKELGLVDALGDEETARRKAAELAGLEVDSQPVTLGKPRKQLMGLLPGSGLLQQLGQLLESEVLLSHQPLWLFRP; from the coding sequence ATGGCCTGGCCCTGGCGGCGCAGATCCCGACGACGCATGGCACGCATCGCCATCGAGGGAGCGATCGGAGCCTCCACACGCCGGCGGGTGCTGAAAGCCTTGCGTGAGGTGGAGAAGCGGGAATTCCCGGCCCTGCTTCTACGGATCGACAGCCCCGGTGGCACGGTGGGGGACAGCCAGGAGATCCATGCCGCCCTGCTCCGCTTGCGCGACAAGGGCTGTCGGGTTGTCGCCAGCTTCGGCAACATCTCAGCCTCCGGCGGGGTGTATGTCGGAGTGGCCTCCGAAATGATCGTGAGCAACCCGGGCACGATCACCGGATCGATCGGCGTGATCCTGCGCGGCAACAACCTCTCCAAATTGCTGGAACGGGTCGGCATCCGCTTCGAAACCGTGAAAAGCGGCGCCTACAAAGACATTCTTTCCCCCGACCGCGCCCTGAGTGCCGAAGAGCGAGACCTGCTGCAATCGCTGATTGACAGCAGTTATGAGCAATTCGTGCAGGCAGTGGCCCAAGGTCGGCAGCTGGAACCCGACGTGGTGCGGCAGTTCGCCGACGGCCGGGTCTTCAGCGGCGCCCAGGCCAAGGAGCTCGGCCTCGTGGACGCCCTTGGCGACGAAGAGACCGCCCGCCGCAAGGCGGCGGAACTGGCCGGACTCGAGGTCGACAGCCAGCCCGTGACTCTGGGCAAACCACGCAAACAGCTGATGGGGCTTCTGCCCGGCTCGGGGCTGCTGCAGCAGTTGGGTCAACTGCTGGAAAGCGAAGTGCTGCTGTCCCACCAACCCCTTTGGCTGTTCCGGCCATGA
- the aroH gene encoding chorismate mutase yields the protein MTASPKLCGLRGATTCSANTCDAIAASVGDLVGTLVQRNRLSAERIVSVTFSVTADLDACFPAAIARRQPGWDNVALLDCQQMAVQGDLPRCIRLLAHVWLPADQPPHHVYLGEAAQLRPDRSGHN from the coding sequence ATGACCGCCTCGCCCAAGCTCTGCGGCCTCCGGGGAGCCACCACCTGCTCCGCCAACACATGCGACGCGATTGCCGCAAGCGTCGGCGATCTGGTCGGCACCCTGGTGCAACGCAATCGGCTGAGCGCCGAACGCATCGTGTCGGTGACGTTTTCCGTGACCGCAGACCTGGATGCCTGTTTCCCCGCCGCCATCGCCCGGCGCCAGCCGGGCTGGGACAACGTGGCCCTGCTGGATTGCCAGCAGATGGCGGTGCAGGGCGACCTGCCGCGCTGCATCCGTCTGCTGGCCCACGTGTGGTTACCCGCCGATCAACCACCCCATCACGTCTACCTTGGCGAAGCGGCCCAACTGCGTCCGGACAGATCCGGTCACAACTGA
- a CDS encoding DUF2808 domain-containing protein, with protein sequence MLTPTLSTLRRTCRGAGLAGALGLTTGLLAATTLVDVAAPEATRAQGTPSLLEFRWENSKDYRKLYYYQSSTAQLDRAEYFFILRPKDRKSAILKLSITVPDYFNAKITPDDLTLCRMDSGGMLARTRCKEKLPAVFEVNEKQTAIEVFPDTPIPTGGTYGVVMNIFNPNRSGMFQFNALAQAPGDVPVAGYLGSWLIDIE encoded by the coding sequence ATGCTGACTCCCACACTGTCCACACTGCGCCGAACCTGTCGTGGAGCCGGCCTGGCCGGAGCCCTCGGCCTGACGACGGGCCTGCTGGCAGCAACAACGCTGGTCGACGTCGCCGCGCCAGAAGCCACCCGGGCCCAGGGCACTCCCTCCCTGCTGGAATTCCGCTGGGAGAACAGTAAGGATTACCGGAAGCTTTACTACTACCAGAGTTCAACCGCCCAGCTGGATCGGGCCGAGTACTTTTTCATCCTTCGCCCGAAGGATCGCAAAAGCGCCATCCTCAAACTGAGCATCACGGTGCCGGACTACTTCAACGCCAAGATCACCCCGGATGATCTCACCCTCTGCAGGATGGACTCTGGCGGCATGCTGGCACGCACCCGTTGCAAGGAAAAGCTGCCTGCCGTGTTTGAGGTGAATGAGAAGCAGACGGCGATTGAGGTTTTTCCGGACACCCCCATTCCCACCGGCGGCACCTACGGCGTGGTGATGAACATCTTCAACCCCAACCGCAGCGGCATGTTCCAGTTCAATGCCCTGGCCCAGGCCCCGGGCGATGTGCCCGTGGCCGGCTACCTGGGCAGCTGGCTCATCGACATCGAATGA
- the rpmH gene encoding 50S ribosomal protein L34 yields the protein MTKRTLGGTSRKRKRVSGFRVRMRTHTGRRVIRSRRKRGRARLAV from the coding sequence ATGACCAAACGAACACTCGGCGGTACCAGCCGCAAGCGCAAGCGCGTCTCCGGTTTCCGTGTCCGCATGCGGACCCATACGGGCCGTCGGGTGATCCGCAGCCGCCGCAAACGCGGTCGGGCGCGCCTGGCCGTCTGA
- a CDS encoding ribonuclease P protein component: MALPPPMRLRGHRCFDLLHRRGKRHDSDHLVLRVVQADPRRLSPPLQRWESLDPAARRCRCGVVISSKVSKRSVKRNRLRRALHQHLRSRLACDPGLADRWLLLSLRPSAADAGPGLLEECDRLLKKAGLLP, from the coding sequence ATGGCCTTACCGCCACCGATGCGACTGAGGGGGCATCGCTGCTTTGACCTCCTGCACCGGCGCGGCAAACGCCACGACAGTGACCATCTCGTGCTTCGGGTCGTTCAGGCCGACCCCCGGCGCCTGAGCCCCCCCCTTCAACGCTGGGAAAGCCTGGATCCGGCGGCGCGCCGTTGTCGGTGCGGTGTTGTGATCAGCAGCAAAGTGAGCAAGCGTTCGGTGAAGCGCAACAGGCTTCGCCGTGCTTTGCATCAGCATTTGCGCTCCCGTCTGGCATGCGATCCAGGACTGGCCGACCGCTGGTTGCTGCTCAGCTTGCGACCCAGTGCTGCCGACGCCGGACCCGGATTGCTGGAAGAATGCGACAGATTGCTGAAGAAGGCCGGCCTGCTGCCATGA
- a CDS encoding PH domain-containing protein, whose protein sequence is MTTTTVEETFYEGGPARGDLILNLLFGLTLIGLPFAVGAVMRALWLRFRITSRRISVSGGWMGRDRSQVVYNQIREVRCVPRGFGAWGDMVLVLTDGSRLEMRSVPRFRETEAYILARIEARAGGETTAEAKGFAA, encoded by the coding sequence ATGACCACCACAACCGTTGAAGAGACCTTTTACGAGGGCGGCCCAGCCCGCGGAGACCTGATTCTCAATCTGCTCTTCGGTCTCACCCTGATCGGCTTGCCCTTCGCCGTCGGTGCCGTGATGCGGGCGCTCTGGCTGCGGTTCCGCATCACCAGCCGACGGATTTCCGTGAGTGGTGGCTGGATGGGACGGGATCGCAGCCAGGTGGTCTACAACCAGATTCGAGAGGTGCGCTGTGTGCCCCGCGGTTTTGGCGCCTGGGGCGACATGGTTCTGGTGCTCACCGACGGATCCCGCCTCGAGATGCGCTCCGTGCCCCGCTTCCGAGAAACGGAGGCTTACATCCTCGCCAGGATCGAAGCCCGTGCAGGCGGTGAGACAACAGCCGAAGCCAAGGGCTTTGCAGCCTGA